From Qingrenia yutianensis, the proteins below share one genomic window:
- a CDS encoding valine--tRNA ligase, which produces MKEIAKVYNPQEVEDRIYSNWVDKKYFSAKADPDKKPFTIVIPPPNVTGQLHMGHALDETLQDILIRYKRMMGYSALWIPGTDHAGIATQIKVEETLRNEQGITRYDLGREKFLEKVWDWKKLYGSRIINQLKKLGSSCDWDRERFTMDEGCSKAVREVFVNLYNKGFIYQGSRIINWCPHCTTALSDAEVEYTEQEGHFWHIKYPVKDSDEYVIIATTRPETLLGDTAVAVHPDDERYKNLVGKMLILPLVNREIPVIADEYVDKDFGTGAVKITPAHDPNDFEVGLRHNLEQIKVLNDDATINSYGGKYEGMDRYEARKAMVDDLDKLGLLVKVEEHKHNVGQCYRCSTTVEPITSKQWFVKMAPLAKEAIRVVKDKEVKFVPDSFSKIYLNWMENIHDWCISRQLWWGHRIPAFYCDKCGETVVSKTDVDVCPKCGGHMTQDEDVLDTWFSSALWPFSTLGWPEKTEDLDYFYPTSVLVTGYDIIFFWVARMIFSACEHTGKAPFEHVFIHGIVRDSQGRKMSKSLGNGIDPLKVIEQYGADALRFTLVTGNSPGNDMRYYESRVEANRNFANKIWNASRFLLMNLSIDKIELPSLDDLKIEDKWILSKYNKLVKAVSANLEKFELGVAAAKLYDFIWDDYCDWYIELVKPRLYEKDGKSYETAQSVLAYVLVNTLKLLHPFMPFITEEIFTHLPTGEESIMISKWPEASEKFSFDKEEEQMENIMEAIKSIRNVRTKMNVVPSRRAKVFIVTDKPEIFKGCEVFFEKLASSLETVVAENEDGIPENAVTTVVDNAKIFIPFGDLVDISAEKERLKKEKEHLLSEIKRVEGKLGNAGFVAKAPQKVVDEEKAKGEKYKEMLAKVEESLKNLE; this is translated from the coding sequence GTGAAAGAAATCGCAAAGGTATACAATCCGCAGGAGGTTGAGGACAGAATATACTCAAACTGGGTTGATAAAAAATATTTCAGCGCTAAAGCGGATCCCGATAAAAAACCGTTTACTATCGTTATTCCGCCCCCGAATGTAACAGGTCAGCTACATATGGGACACGCGCTTGACGAAACACTTCAGGATATTTTGATAAGATACAAACGTATGATGGGTTATTCCGCGCTTTGGATTCCCGGAACAGACCATGCAGGTATCGCCACGCAGATTAAAGTTGAGGAAACTTTAAGAAACGAGCAGGGAATTACACGTTACGATTTGGGACGCGAAAAATTCCTTGAAAAAGTTTGGGACTGGAAAAAATTATACGGTTCGAGAATTATAAATCAGCTTAAAAAACTCGGCTCGTCGTGCGACTGGGACAGAGAACGCTTTACTATGGACGAGGGTTGTTCCAAAGCTGTGCGCGAGGTTTTTGTAAACCTTTACAATAAAGGTTTTATCTATCAGGGTTCGAGAATTATAAACTGGTGTCCGCACTGCACAACCGCACTTTCGGACGCGGAGGTTGAATACACCGAGCAGGAAGGTCATTTCTGGCACATCAAGTATCCAGTTAAGGACAGCGACGAGTATGTTATAATTGCGACAACACGTCCCGAAACGCTCCTAGGCGATACTGCCGTTGCGGTTCATCCCGATGACGAAAGATACAAAAATTTAGTCGGAAAAATGCTTATTCTTCCGCTTGTTAACCGTGAAATTCCCGTTATCGCGGACGAATACGTTGACAAAGATTTCGGTACAGGCGCGGTTAAAATTACGCCTGCGCACGACCCGAACGATTTTGAAGTCGGTTTAAGACACAATCTTGAACAGATTAAGGTTTTGAACGACGACGCAACCATAAATTCGTACGGCGGAAAATACGAGGGTATGGACCGCTACGAGGCGCGCAAAGCGATGGTTGACGATTTGGATAAACTCGGTCTTTTGGTAAAAGTTGAGGAACACAAGCACAATGTAGGTCAGTGCTACCGCTGCTCGACGACCGTTGAGCCGATAACATCAAAACAGTGGTTTGTTAAAATGGCGCCCCTTGCAAAAGAGGCAATCAGAGTCGTAAAAGACAAAGAAGTTAAATTTGTTCCCGACAGTTTTTCAAAAATATATCTTAACTGGATGGAAAATATCCACGACTGGTGCATTTCGCGTCAGCTTTGGTGGGGACATAGAATACCGGCATTCTACTGCGACAAATGCGGTGAAACGGTTGTATCGAAAACCGACGTTGACGTATGCCCCAAATGCGGGGGTCATATGACGCAGGACGAGGACGTTCTTGATACCTGGTTCAGCTCGGCGCTCTGGCCGTTCTCAACGCTCGGCTGGCCCGAAAAAACCGAAGATTTGGACTATTTCTATCCCACAAGCGTGCTTGTTACGGGTTACGACATAATTTTCTTCTGGGTTGCCCGTATGATTTTCTCGGCGTGCGAACACACAGGAAAAGCGCCGTTTGAACACGTGTTCATTCACGGTATTGTCCGCGACAGTCAGGGCAGAAAGATGTCAAAATCGCTCGGCAACGGCATTGACCCGTTAAAGGTTATCGAGCAGTACGGCGCGGACGCGCTCCGATTTACACTCGTAACGGGAAATTCGCCCGGAAATGATATGCGTTATTACGAGTCGAGAGTTGAGGCAAACAGAAACTTTGCAAATAAAATCTGGAATGCGTCGAGATTTTTGCTTATGAATTTGAGCATTGACAAAATCGAACTTCCGAGCCTTGACGACCTCAAAATTGAAGATAAATGGATTTTAAGCAAGTATAACAAGCTTGTTAAAGCGGTGTCGGCAAACCTCGAAAAGTTTGAACTCGGCGTTGCCGCGGCAAAGCTTTACGACTTTATCTGGGACGATTACTGCGACTGGTATATTGAGCTTGTAAAACCGCGTCTTTACGAAAAAGACGGCAAATCTTACGAAACCGCGCAGAGCGTGCTTGCATATGTTTTGGTTAACACGTTAAAACTTTTGCACCCATTTATGCCGTTTATAACAGAAGAAATTTTCACGCATCTTCCCACGGGCGAAGAAAGCATTATGATTTCTAAATGGCCCGAGGCGAGCGAGAAATTCTCGTTCGACAAAGAGGAAGAACAGATGGAAAACATTATGGAGGCTATAAAGAGCATAAGAAACGTAAGAACCAAAATGAATGTTGTTCCGTCGAGAAGAGCAAAAGTATTTATCGTTACCGATAAGCCCGAAATTTTCAAAGGCTGTGAAGTGTTCTTTGAAAAGCTCGCGTCAAGCCTTGAAACCGTCGTTGCGGAAAATGAGGACGGCATACCCGAAAACGCGGTTACAACCGTTGTTGACAACGCGAAAATATTTATTCCGTTCGGCGATTTGGTTGATATTTCCGCCGAAAAAGAACGTCTTAAAAAGGAAAAAGAACATCTTTTGTCCGAAATAAAGCGCGTTGAGGGCAAACTCGGCAATGCCGGATTTGTGGCAAAAGCACCTCAAAAGGTTGTTGACGAAGAAAAGGCTAAGGGCGAAAAATACAAAGAAATGCTC
- a CDS encoding CDP-alcohol phosphatidyltransferase family protein: MTIPNILTTIRFLLVPVFPIVYFSGMENAHFTALCIFVFAMLLDVADGFIARKFNMITALGKMLDPAADKCMVITVVATLVATGNLSGWFLYFVLVKELVMIFSGSFIYKKEKIIIPSNFFGKLAAFLTFLLLVDAMCLGKFIDIFSVVVVISMACAFITYCISFVTVKANQVSQNTNSNKNTGV; encoded by the coding sequence TTGACTATACCTAATATTCTTACAACGATAAGATTTTTGCTTGTTCCCGTTTTCCCGATTGTGTATTTTTCGGGAATGGAAAACGCACATTTTACGGCGCTTTGCATATTTGTTTTTGCAATGCTTCTCGATGTTGCGGACGGATTTATAGCACGAAAATTCAATATGATTACGGCGCTCGGCAAAATGCTTGATCCCGCGGCGGACAAATGTATGGTTATAACCGTCGTTGCAACCCTTGTTGCAACGGGAAATTTAAGCGGTTGGTTTTTGTATTTTGTGCTGGTAAAAGAGCTTGTTATGATTTTTTCGGGCAGTTTTATTTACAAAAAGGAAAAAATCATCATTCCGTCAAACTTTTTCGGCAAGCTTGCGGCGTTTTTAACGTTTTTGCTGTTGGTGGACGCAATGTGCCTCGGAAAATTTATAGATATTTTCTCGGTAGTTGTGGTCATTTCAATGGCGTGCGCGTTTATAACGTACTGCATAAGTTTTGTCACGGTTAAGGCAAATCAAGTGTCGCAAAATACAAATTCAAACAAAAACACGGGAGTGTGA
- the pfkA gene encoding 6-phosphofructokinase: MKEIKTIGVLTSGGDAPGMNAAIRAVARGAMCHGMKVMGVRRGYHGLLRGEIEELNSRSVSDILQRGGTFLQTARSKSFATEEGIKKAVEVARIFGIDALVVIGGDGSYKGARALANAGLPTIGIPGTIDNDIGCTEYTIGYDTALNTAMQAIDKIRDTASSHERCSVVEVMGRNAGYIPVNLAVANGAEAVIIPEAPYDLDEIKKTVIEGRNRGKSHYIIVVSEGVGETFELCKNIEEATGIETRATVLGYVQRGGSPTLIDRVTATKMGSYAADLLANGTINRIIAQQNGKIVDIEINEALEMTKNIEPEMLELVKKMSI, translated from the coding sequence ATGAAAGAGATTAAAACTATCGGCGTACTTACTTCGGGCGGCGACGCACCCGGTATGAACGCGGCTATAAGAGCGGTTGCACGCGGTGCAATGTGCCACGGTATGAAAGTTATGGGTGTAAGACGCGGTTACCACGGTCTTTTGAGAGGCGAAATCGAGGAGCTTAATTCGCGTTCCGTTTCTGATATTCTTCAAAGGGGCGGTACATTTTTGCAGACCGCGAGAAGCAAAAGCTTTGCAACCGAAGAGGGCATAAAAAAAGCGGTTGAAGTTGCAAGAATTTTCGGTATTGACGCGCTTGTGGTTATCGGCGGCGACGGTTCGTATAAAGGTGCAAGAGCGCTTGCAAATGCGGGATTGCCCACTATCGGCATTCCCGGAACAATCGATAACGACATAGGCTGCACCGAATACACAATCGGTTACGATACGGCGCTTAATACCGCTATGCAGGCGATTGACAAAATCAGAGATACTGCGTCCAGCCACGAAAGATGCTCGGTTGTTGAGGTTATGGGCAGAAATGCAGGATATATCCCCGTTAACCTTGCGGTTGCAAACGGTGCGGAGGCGGTTATTATCCCCGAGGCTCCTTACGATTTGGACGAAATCAAGAAAACCGTTATAGAGGGCAGAAACAGAGGCAAATCGCATTACATTATCGTTGTTTCCGAGGGCGTAGGCGAAACATTTGAGCTTTGCAAAAACATCGAAGAGGCAACGGGAATTGAAACGAGAGCAACCGTTCTCGGTTACGTTCAGCGCGGAGGAAGCCCCACGCTTATCGACAGAGTTACCGCTACAAAAATGGGAAGTTATGCTGCCGACCTTCTTGCAAACGGTACGATTAACCGCATAATTGCACAGCAGAACGGAAAAATTGTTGATATAGAAATTAACGAAGCACTTGAAATGACCAAAAATATCGAGCCTGAAATGCTTGAATTGGTTAAGAAAATGTCAATCTGA
- the mtrB gene encoding trp RNA-binding attenuation protein MtrB, with amino-acid sequence MDNFDYVVVKALKDGVSITGLTSGRDTKFHHTEMLSEGEVFIAQFTETTTAMKVKGNAVIYTKHGEITTR; translated from the coding sequence ATGGATAATTTTGATTATGTAGTTGTCAAAGCGCTCAAAGACGGCGTGAGCATTACGGGTCTTACAAGCGGACGCGACACGAAATTTCATCACACCGAAATGCTTTCGGAGGGCGAGGTTTTCATTGCACAGTTTACCGAAACCACAACCGCTATGAAAGTTAAAGGCAATGCCGTAATTTATACAAAACACGGCGAAATTACCACACGTTAA